In Capricornis sumatraensis isolate serow.1 chromosome 2, serow.2, whole genome shotgun sequence, the DNA window GGGGACTGGGAATTGGGGGAGGCTCTCAGTTGGGTTTTAGGATCCGCTGCTATCCCCCCATGAGACCTGGGAGAATTATGGTTGAGGTTGCGCGGGGATGGGGGACCAGCTCacactcctctctcccttccgCCCTCAGCTTATTCTCAATGCAAGATCCTCCGCTGCAATGCTGAGTATGTATCTTCCACTCTGAGCCTTAGAGGTGGGGGTTCACCAGGAGCCCTTCGAGGAGGAGGCCGAGGTGGAGGGGTGGGCTCCAGCGGTCTCTGCCGAGCCCTCCGCTCCTACGCGCTCTGCACTCGGCGCACAGCCCGCACCTGCCGCGGGGACCTCGCCTTCCATTCTGCTGTGCACGGCATCGAAGACCTGATGATTCAGCACAACTGCTCCCGCCAGGGCCCCacggcccctcccccaccccgagGCCCTGTCTTTCCGGGCGCAGGCCCAATCCGAGCCTCTGGCTCCCCAGCCCCGGACCCCTGTGACTATGAAGGCCGGTTTTCCCGGCTGCACCGACAACCCCCAGGCTTCTTGCACTGCGCCTCCTTCGGGGACCCTCACGTGCGCACCTTCCATCACCACTTTCACACGTGCCGTGTCCAAGGAGCTTGGCCCTTGCTGGATAATGACTTCCTCTTTGTCCAGGCCACCAGCTCCCCTGTGGCACTGGGGGCCAACGCCACCACCACCCGGAAGGTCAGGGACTCAACTGCTCCTCCATGGTCACCCCAGGGTTCCACTCCCATGCCAACCCCACTAGTTTTCAGCAGTGCAGCTCTATTCCCTTTCCTCCTGAACCACTTTCACATCTTGAATCACTCCCTCCTTTACCGAACACTTGCTCCTGTAAATCACTTTCCCTCCGTGGGAATTTCACTCCAATGCAGAAAAGAGCTGGGGAGAGGAAAGTTGAGAAGCTCTGGGTTGAGAAGTTACAGAAAGGAAACTTCCTTCTCCTATGGGAGCAGCTGAAGTTGAGCCCAAACAGGAAGGAAAGGGATGGAGCAGGGATGAAATAGTATTGGAACATAAAGACAGGATCAAGGAGTGAGGACTGTGATAAGCCTTGCGTCTCTGCTGGGATCAGATCCCTGATTATGTACAATAATGAGGCCTAGTTGATGGAAGAGGGGAGGGTTGCACTGAGCCCCAAATAAACTGTTTTCCCTCTTGCCCTTACAGCTCACCATTATATTTAAGAACATGCAGGAATGCATTGATCAGAAGGTCTACCAGGCTGAGGTGGACAACCTTCCCGCGGCCTTTGAAGATGGTTCTATCAATGGAGGTGATCGACCTGGGGGCTCAAGTTTGTCCATTCAAACTGCTAACCCTGGGAGCCACGTGGAGATCCGAGCTGCCTACATTGGCACAACTATAATCATTCGGCAGACAGCTGGGCAGctctccttctccatcagagtaGCAGAGGATGTGGCCAGGGCCTTCTCAGCTGAGCAGGACCTGCAGCTCTGTGTTGGGGGATGCCCTCCAAGTCAGCGACTCTCACGCTCAGTGCGTAGTCGTCGGGGAACTATAACCATAGATACTGCCCGACAGCTGTGCAAGGAAGGGCTGCCGGTTGAAGACGCTTACTTTCATTCCTGTGTCTTTGATGTTTTAATCTCCGGTGACCCTAACTTTACTGTGGCAGCTCAGGCAGCTCTGGAGGACGCCCGAGCCTTCCTGCCAGACTTGGAAAAACTACATCTCTTCCCCTCAGATGCTGGGGTTCCTCTTTCCCCAGCAACCCTCCCAGCTCCACTTCTTTCTGGGCTCTTCGTTCTGTGGCTTTGCATTCAGTAACCAGGCCAGCATTCAGTAACCATGGTGGGTCTAGAAGTGATTTGCGGATAGAGATTGGCAAGGGAGAACGTAAGAATCACTGAAGGGAAACAATGAGGGtaagaaacacatgaaacaaTAACTTTTTTCCAGAGTGAGAGAAGGCTGCAGTCTAGGGTTGAAATGATCACAGCATAAGGATTTTGGCCAAGGTTTCTGCATTCCAGACTTCAGTAGGGGCTCTTCACTAATTTTCCAAGTCTTGTTAACAGGAAACAAATTGTTCTAGTCCATCTCCTCCTGGGATCACCCCTACAAGCTTAGAGGTTATGGGGTCCTGAGGATCAGTAGAAAAATCAGTAGAAAACTTAAGGGTTGAGACTTTTAATAGAGAAGAACTGAAAGAGGAAGACATGATCATCACCCATCAGAAACTCAAAATCGAATGATATTTTCTCTTGGAAGGtagaaagaggaggaaatgatGAGGAAAAGAATCTATTTGATAAGTATAATGTGGGTAAGATGTGTTCTGCTTTCTTGGTTCATAAATGAATTGGGAGTTATTTGGATTTTTGGTGAAGAGAATCTCTGTCTTTAGAGAATGACACAGGTAGGAAAGAAGCTATCATCCCCAACCCTAACTAATCTGATATTAAAGCTATGGAGTCTTCACATTGTTGTCTATGTTGAATCTCTTTACAGACACTTAAGATGGCATAAAGTCAATGTGTTCACTCCACCGAAAGAGGGCTCAAAACCGTGAGATATTGTTCTGCCTTCAGGAAGTTTACAGGCTATTAGGGAGACAAACTGACTTACATGAAGGAGTGATGAGTGTGTAATTATTCACTAAATTCCATGATACTGTGAATTCAAATGGGAAGATGATTGAGAAGAActcaagaaataataaataataagaggTAATAGAGTAGATGAGATCTGAAGTGATCTTTGAAGACTGGGTAAGATTGGATTTGAATTAAGGATCTTCCAGGCAGGGGAAACCATCTAGACATTCAGATTCATGATTCAGTGAAGAAAGCAGCAAAACTCAAATGAAGTAGACGAGAAGTAAGGGCTAGATGGATAGAAGCCAGATTATGAAGTGCCTTTAAAGTGGGGCCAAGGAGTTTAAATTCAATTAACAGCTAACAGTTATTGAGAGCTTAaaacctgccaggccattttctaaacaatttataattattaattcaTCTAATACTCACAACTCTCTAAGGGAGGtaactttcttatctctactgTTATATAAGGAAAATGAGGTACAGGAAGACTAAGCAATTTTTCCATAGCAACGCAGCTTACAGATGGTAGAGCTAGAAACTGAACCCAGAGAATTTGGCTTCAGAGACTTAACTTAATCTCAACACTACACTGTTCTGTCAAGGAAACAGCCATTGAAGATTTTAATTGTGGATGAGGCAGGGAAAGGGAGCTGCAGGCAGTGGCTGCCATCACaaaaactattttcttcttttgtcatATGAAACCCAAAAGGGAGAGCTGGAAAGTAGGGGGAAGCCCCAAATAGAAGGAATCTAATTTgtagaagaagagaaaatagaagcTGTTCTAGTCCAGGATGTTCTAAAGTAACAGTGCTttactcttccctcttctctcagtTTCACCCATCTGACCTTTATATTGGTTAACTCCCcgggacacacatacacaccagccAGTGCTTACCAGACAGAGCGTCCTTTTGGTCTgctcttttaaatttcttctgcaATTCTTTATCTTCTATCCCTGACTCACTATCTTCTCTAAAGACCGCAGCCACTCTGCCATTCCCACAAAGCACAGTCTCTTTACTTTTAAAGAtgacctgcttccctggtggctcagatggtaaagaatctgcctgtaagatacgggtttaatccctgggtcaggaagatgccctggaggaggaaatggcaacccactccagtattcttgcctggagaattccatggacagaggagcctggtgggttacagtccgtggggtcacagagagtcgaatGTGACTAAGACACTTAGATAATCCAGAAAACAATCTGTTCTAATGGAAGAAAATTAGAGGAAACATATCCATTGCTGTTCTCACTTACAGATAACTTAGGCATTTTAATTCAAAACatctttttgagaaactgctctTTATATTGGTTAACTCAAAAGAGTACATAACTTCATTTCTCAAAATTCCCTTGTGGGAATTTCAAGTAGGTTAAGAAGAATTTCATAGCCAATTGGGGAGTGAGATTCTTTTATGGCAcctgtcatttgcttcatttgcccAAACTCAGGGTCAACCCTATTATCAATGGAGTATTTAAAAATGAGTAGTTcaaaataagtacatgaaaaaatgttcaacataatTACttatcatggaaatgcaaatcgaacttgaaaaacaaggagaaaacgctacataaccactggaatggttcaaattaaaaagactgatcaTATCAAGTGTTGGCAAATTGTGAAGCTCTGACATgctattggtgagaatgtaaattagtactACTACTTTGTAAAATTTTTGGCAGTTTCTTCACAAGTTAAGCATAAACTTACCACACACTCTAAACAGTCCACCTCTaagtatttatccaagagaaaggATAAAGACTTGTATACAATACCACTCagcaataaagtgaaataaactaCTGATACATACAATAAcaggatgaatctcaaaataagaaTGTAAGCGAAAGaagccaaacaacaacaaataaagagtacatactgtatgtttccatttgtataaaattataaaaagtgtAAACCAATATATACTGAGagaaaaaagatcagtggttgcctgtgGATGgtcaggggagggagagagggatggtTTACAAAGACACATGAGGAAATTGGAATAGaatgttcattatcttgattgtggcaAAGATTTCAAAAATCATGAAACTATACACTTCAAATATGTGCTGTTTATCAAACATTAGTACATCTAATAAACgtgtaagtaaaataaataggTAGCCGATCTTTCCCTCTTCCTTTGGTGGGTCAGTCAAAGGAAAGACCATTGTATGAAAAGGAAGATTATAACAGAATTTCCTTCTTCTAGGAAAACACAGGAAAGAAGAGGATGACAAGGCAAAGAAAGAGagcatttagggacttccctgctggtccagtggttacgacttcgCCTTCTAGtccagggggtgtgggtttgatccctgatctgggaacaaagattccacatccCTTGGGGCCAAAacactaaaacataaaacaagcaatattttaacaacaaaacataaaacagaagcaatattgtaacaaatccaatagagactttaaaaatggttcacataaaaaaaaagaaggaaagagaatatttaaatattctataCTCTCTCTTCTATCATAAGGACCATATTCCTTCCTCCAGATTCTCAAGGTCAGGGATCATGGAAAGGACATTTTGTGGTTTAAAAACAAACTGGTGCTTAATTTTTGTCTTTCCACTCCACTAACAGTCAGCAGATGGCGCTGATGACTAAAAAGAATTACCCAGTGGGGCTGGAGCAAgtcttcaggaaaaagaaaatgcatttcttaGATTGTCTAATATGTTGaccaaatgagagaaaatattaataagtatTTGACAGAATTGGCATTTCAGAAATAAACTTAATggaggcaggttcaagagggagtggacatatgtatatacttatggctgactcacgttgctgtacggcagaaaccaacacaacactataaagcaattaccctccaattaaaaataaattaaaaaaagaaataaactaaatgTAGGTGCataataaactaaataaattgCTTAAATAATTATGGGTTCATAACAAATAAAGGGTTGTTCAAGACATGAAACAGTCAAAATATACTACTTGACTCCACAATTGATGTTATTTATAgtgataatatataattaatatagtcataattgaattgtggtgctggggaagactcttgggagtcccttggactgcaaggagaccaagacagacaatcctaaaggaaatccaccctgaatatttattgcaaggactgatggtaaagccctaatacttcagccacctgatgcaaagagccaactcactggaaaagatcttgatgctgggaaagattgaaggcaaaaggagaagagggtggcagaggatgaaatagttaga includes these proteins:
- the HJV gene encoding hemojuvelin isoform X1; amino-acid sequence: MGDPGQSPSPWSPHGSPPTLSILTLLLLLCGHAYSQCKILRCNAEYVSSTLSLRGGGSPGALRGGGRGGGVGSSGLCRALRSYALCTRRTARTCRGDLAFHSAVHGIEDLMIQHNCSRQGPTAPPPPRGPVFPGAGPIRASGSPAPDPCDYEGRFSRLHRQPPGFLHCASFGDPHVRTFHHHFHTCRVQGAWPLLDNDFLFVQATSSPVALGANATTTRKLTIIFKNMQECIDQKVYQAEVDNLPAAFEDGSINGGDRPGGSSLSIQTANPGSHVEIRAAYIGTTIIIRQTAGQLSFSIRVAEDVARAFSAEQDLQLCVGGCPPSQRLSRSVRSRRGTITIDTARQLCKEGLPVEDAYFHSCVFDVLISGDPNFTVAAQAALEDARAFLPDLEKLHLFPSDAGVPLSPATLPAPLLSGLFVLWLCIQ
- the HJV gene encoding hemojuvelin isoform X2, with product MQECIDQKVYQAEVDNLPAAFEDGSINGGDRPGGSSLSIQTANPGSHVEIRAAYIGTTIIIRQTAGQLSFSIRVAEDVARAFSAEQDLQLCVGGCPPSQRLSRSVRSRRGTITIDTARQLCKEGLPVEDAYFHSCVFDVLISGDPNFTVAAQAALEDARAFLPDLEKLHLFPSDAGVPLSPATLPAPLLSGLFVLWLCIQ